Proteins encoded within one genomic window of Prauserella marina:
- the meaB gene encoding methylmalonyl Co-A mutase-associated GTPase MeaB has protein sequence MAREIDVTAYAKGVLSGDRGMLSRAITLVESSRSDHRRKAQELLVELLPQAGGAHRVGITGVPGVGKSTFIDQLGTDLTGAGHRVAVLAVDPSSTRTGGSILGDKTRMARLAVDPAAFIRPSPTSGTLGGVARATRETIVLMEAAGYDVVLVETVGVGQSEVTVANMVDCFLFLTLARTGDQLQGIKKGVLELADVIAVNKADGEHEREAKKAARELSGALRLIYGPEAAWTPPVLTCSALTGVGLDTIWQQIRRHATAMEDSGELVAKRQHQQVDWTWAMVREQLLDRLSSHEDVRKLVPEVEKDVREGKLTATLAAERILDAFGGQSTIQA, from the coding sequence ATGGCCCGCGAGATCGACGTCACCGCTTACGCGAAGGGCGTGCTCTCCGGCGACCGCGGCATGCTCTCCAGAGCGATCACACTCGTCGAGTCGAGCAGGTCCGATCACCGGCGGAAGGCGCAGGAACTGCTGGTCGAGCTGCTGCCGCAGGCGGGTGGCGCGCACCGGGTCGGCATCACCGGCGTTCCCGGAGTCGGCAAGTCGACATTTATCGATCAGCTTGGCACCGACCTCACCGGCGCGGGGCACAGGGTCGCCGTGCTCGCCGTCGACCCCTCGTCGACCCGCACGGGCGGCAGCATCCTCGGCGACAAGACGAGGATGGCTCGCCTCGCCGTCGACCCCGCCGCGTTCATCCGCCCATCGCCTACCTCCGGAACACTCGGCGGCGTCGCGAGGGCGACGCGCGAAACCATCGTGCTCATGGAGGCGGCGGGATACGACGTCGTGCTCGTCGAGACCGTCGGGGTCGGACAGTCCGAGGTGACCGTGGCCAACATGGTCGACTGCTTCCTCTTCCTCACGCTCGCCCGTACCGGCGATCAGCTACAGGGCATCAAGAAGGGCGTGCTCGAACTGGCCGACGTCATCGCCGTCAACAAAGCCGACGGCGAGCACGAACGGGAGGCGAAGAAGGCGGCAAGGGAACTCTCCGGCGCGCTCCGGCTGATCTACGGTCCCGAAGCCGCGTGGACGCCGCCCGTGCTCACCTGTAGCGCGCTCACCGGCGTCGGGCTCGACACCATATGGCAGCAGATCCGCAGGCACGCCACCGCGATGGAGGACTCGGGCGAACTCGTCGCCAAACGGCAGCATCAGCAGGTCGACTGGACCTGGGCCATGGTGCGTGAGCAACTGCTCGACCGGCTCTCCTCGCACGAGGACGTCCGCAAGCTCGTTCCCGAGGTCGAGAAAGACGTCAGGGAGGGAAAGCTGACCGCGACGCTCGCGGCGGAACGCATCCTTGACGCCTTCGGTGGGCAATCCACGATTCAGGCGTGA
- a CDS encoding M20 family metallopeptidase → MTVLDSRPGVPGEPDGSPQVGADSPDQALITATGVSMAPVLDMGAGRGPAWLDEWLRGHAADVVAWRRHIHANPELARKEYGTTELVVRMLRSAGLNPWVLPGGTGVICDIGEGSTCVALRADLDALPLTEASGLPYASTVKGVAHACGHDLHTTVLLSAGLALATAPELPGKVRLIFQPAEEVMPGGALDAVEAGALKGVDRIFGLHCDPRLPVGKVGTRVGPLTSAADLVELRLTSPGGHTSRPHLTADLVHALGTVITALPSLLSRRVDPRSGTVLVWGAVHAGEAANAVPQDGLLRGTLRTADHGTWTALEPLVASSVESLLAPTGVGYDLNYRRGVPPVVSGEESTAILRAGVEAALGADAPTGTEQSSGGEDFGWYLEHVPGAFARLGVWSGEGTMRDLHQPSFELDERALLTGVRVMVHTALAALA, encoded by the coding sequence GTGACGGTACTCGACTCACGACCAGGGGTCCCCGGGGAGCCAGACGGTTCTCCCCAGGTGGGCGCGGACAGCCCGGACCAGGCTCTGATCACGGCAACCGGTGTCAGCATGGCCCCGGTACTCGACATGGGTGCGGGACGCGGACCGGCGTGGCTCGACGAATGGCTTCGCGGGCACGCGGCCGACGTCGTCGCATGGCGCAGGCACATCCACGCCAACCCCGAGCTGGCGCGCAAGGAGTACGGCACGACCGAGCTGGTCGTGAGGATGCTGCGGTCGGCAGGTCTGAACCCGTGGGTGCTGCCCGGCGGCACCGGCGTGATCTGCGACATCGGCGAGGGTTCCACGTGCGTCGCGTTGCGCGCCGACCTCGACGCCCTGCCGCTCACCGAGGCCAGCGGGCTGCCCTACGCCTCGACGGTGAAGGGCGTCGCGCACGCCTGCGGGCACGACCTGCACACCACGGTGCTGCTCTCGGCCGGGCTCGCGCTCGCCACCGCTCCCGAGCTGCCGGGCAAGGTCCGGCTCATCTTCCAGCCGGCGGAGGAGGTCATGCCGGGCGGCGCGCTCGACGCCGTCGAGGCCGGTGCGCTCAAGGGCGTCGACCGGATCTTCGGGCTGCACTGCGACCCCCGGCTGCCCGTCGGCAAGGTCGGTACCAGGGTGGGGCCACTCACCTCGGCGGCCGACCTCGTCGAGCTGCGCCTGACCTCGCCGGGAGGGCACACGTCCAGGCCGCACCTGACCGCCGACCTGGTGCACGCGCTCGGCACCGTCATCACGGCGCTGCCGTCGCTGCTGTCGCGCAGGGTCGACCCCCGTTCCGGCACCGTGCTGGTGTGGGGCGCCGTGCACGCCGGTGAAGCCGCCAACGCGGTTCCGCAGGACGGGTTGCTGCGCGGCACGCTGCGGACCGCCGATCACGGCACGTGGACGGCGCTGGAGCCGCTTGTCGCGTCGTCGGTGGAGTCGCTGCTGGCGCCGACCGGGGTCGGCTACGACCTCAACTACCGGCGCGGAGTGCCGCCGGTGGTCAGTGGCGAGGAGAGCACGGCGATTCTCAGGGCCGGCGTCGAGGCCGCGCTCGGTGCCGACGCGCCGACCGGTACCGAACAGTCGTCGGGTGGTGAGGACTTCGGCTGGTACCTGGAGCATGTGCCGGGCGCGTTCGCGCGACTGGGCGTGTGGTCGGGCGAGGGCACCATGCGCGACCTGCATCAGCCCAGCTTCGAACTGGACGAACGCGCCCTGCTGACCGGTGTGCGGGTCATGGTGCACACCGCGCTGGCCGCCTTGGCCTGA
- a CDS encoding DUF559 domain-containing protein, with protein MTQLPQGLHGAYLRSDLVRELGPPVLRGELEAGRLVSYSRTVVVDSRRRAEFCTRAAAAVLGAGPHAILTGPTALALHGCTAADTAPVHLLVPYGHKPRSSLGVKVHHGAVLAEDLVELDGLPVLALDFAAAEVLSHGTRRTALACTDQALRLLPETDRPRLRAWIEHRVRTKRDPRGRRRAQAVLNLATGLAESPPESWLLLSLVEGGLPIPRQQVSIVDLAGNEIYRLDFAWPEQRVAVEYDGYEAHERRHAYDRARDADLRRRGWMVIRADAEDLKAPGRLIAEVKTAFRIRGLAA; from the coding sequence ATGACCCAACTACCTCAGGGCCTCCACGGTGCCTACCTGCGGTCCGATCTCGTTCGCGAACTCGGGCCGCCGGTCCTGCGAGGTGAACTGGAAGCCGGACGGCTCGTCAGTTACTCCCGCACTGTCGTCGTCGATTCCCGGCGTCGTGCCGAGTTCTGCACGAGAGCGGCCGCGGCCGTGCTCGGGGCAGGGCCGCATGCGATCCTGACCGGGCCGACGGCGCTGGCGCTGCACGGCTGTACGGCCGCGGATACCGCTCCGGTGCACCTGCTCGTGCCCTATGGACACAAACCGAGGTCGAGCCTCGGGGTCAAAGTGCACCATGGCGCCGTCCTGGCCGAGGATCTCGTCGAACTCGACGGTCTTCCCGTGCTCGCGCTCGACTTCGCGGCCGCCGAAGTCCTCAGTCATGGCACGAGACGGACCGCGCTCGCGTGCACCGATCAGGCGTTGCGCCTGTTGCCGGAGACGGACCGGCCAAGGCTGCGCGCCTGGATCGAACACCGGGTGCGCACCAAACGTGACCCGCGTGGAAGGCGCAGGGCGCAGGCTGTGCTCAACCTCGCCACCGGGCTCGCCGAGTCGCCGCCGGAGAGCTGGCTCCTGTTGTCGCTCGTCGAAGGTGGCCTGCCCATCCCCCGACAACAGGTGAGCATTGTCGACCTCGCGGGCAACGAGATCTACCGGCTCGACTTCGCCTGGCCGGAGCAGCGGGTCGCGGTGGAGTACGACGGATATGAAGCGCACGAACGACGGCATGCCTACGACCGGGCGCGGGATGCCGACCTGCGGCGTCGTGGCTGGATGGTGATCAGAGCCGACGCCGAGGATCTCAAGGCTCCGGGGCGGCTGATCGCGGAGGTGAAGACGGCGTTCCGGATTCGGGGGCTCGCGGCGTAA
- a CDS encoding gamma-glutamylcyclotransferase, whose protein sequence is MPLYAAYGSNMEPTQMMERAPHSPMAGTGWLEGWRLTFGGEDVGWEGPLATIVEDPNSRVFVVLYDVTNLDESTLDQWEGGELGLHNKIRLRVQTMDGSVLAWLYVLDAYEGGLPSARYLGVLADAAEAAGAPADYVGNLRTRPCKGIGP, encoded by the coding sequence GTGCCCTTGTATGCCGCTTACGGGTCCAACATGGAGCCGACCCAGATGATGGAGCGAGCCCCGCACTCGCCGATGGCGGGTACCGGCTGGCTCGAAGGCTGGCGGCTCACCTTCGGTGGTGAGGACGTCGGTTGGGAGGGCCCGCTCGCCACCATCGTTGAGGACCCGAACTCGCGGGTGTTCGTCGTGCTCTACGACGTCACCAACCTGGACGAGTCGACGCTCGACCAGTGGGAAGGCGGCGAACTGGGGCTGCACAACAAGATCCGGCTGCGGGTACAGACCATGGACGGCTCCGTGCTGGCGTGGTTGTACGTGCTGGATGCCTACGAGGGCGGTCTGCCCTCGGCCCGCTATCTCGGGGTGCTGGCCGATGCGGCCGAAGCCGCCGGTGCCCCCGCCGACTACGTCGGCAACCTGCGTACCCGCCCCTGCAAGGGCATCGGTCCCTGA
- a CDS encoding NAD(P)H-quinone dehydrogenase: MTKIVIMGGGPAGYEAALVAIQHAADVTVVERDGLGGACVLYDCVPSKTFIASSGARASLHGFRELGIAMDLADTRVDLRTVHGRVRGLALAQSADIRARVQREGVRVLIGTATFRDEEPGLATHKIAVSGPEGDEVLDADVVLIATGATPRVLPGAVPDGDRILDWRQLYDLPELPEHLAVIGSGVTGAEFASAYTEMGVKVTVVSSRDRVLPHEDADAAAVLEEVFSQRGTTVVKHARADRVERVEKGVRIHLTDGRQIEASHALMTVGSVPNTTDIGLEKVGIEPGPGGFISVDRVSRTNAPGVYAAGDCTGLLMLASVASMQGRIAMWHALGEGVAPIRLRTVAANVFTHPEIATVGIGQQAIDSGEVPARTIMLPLATNARAKMEGLRQGFVKLFCRPATGVVVGGVVVAPTASELILPIALAVQNQLTVEHLALTFSVYPSLSGSITEAGRQLMRHDDLD; encoded by the coding sequence GTGACCAAGATCGTGATCATGGGTGGCGGCCCCGCCGGGTACGAGGCGGCGCTGGTCGCGATCCAGCACGCCGCCGACGTGACGGTCGTCGAGCGCGACGGTCTCGGTGGTGCCTGCGTCCTCTACGACTGCGTTCCGTCGAAGACCTTCATCGCCTCTTCGGGGGCCCGCGCGAGCCTGCACGGCTTCCGTGAACTGGGAATCGCCATGGACCTGGCGGACACGAGAGTCGACCTGCGGACCGTGCACGGCAGGGTTCGCGGACTCGCGCTCGCCCAGTCGGCCGACATCAGGGCCAGGGTGCAGCGCGAGGGCGTGCGCGTCCTCATCGGCACCGCGACCTTCCGCGACGAGGAACCCGGCCTCGCCACCCACAAGATCGCCGTCAGCGGGCCGGAAGGCGACGAGGTACTCGACGCCGACGTGGTGCTGATCGCCACCGGCGCCACGCCAAGGGTGCTGCCGGGCGCGGTCCCCGACGGCGACCGGATCCTCGACTGGCGCCAGCTCTACGACCTTCCCGAACTGCCGGAACATCTCGCCGTCATCGGATCAGGCGTGACCGGCGCCGAGTTCGCCTCCGCCTACACCGAGATGGGAGTCAAGGTCACCGTCGTCTCCAGCAGGGACAGGGTGCTGCCGCACGAGGACGCCGACGCGGCCGCCGTGCTGGAGGAGGTGTTCTCCCAGCGAGGTACGACGGTGGTCAAACACGCGAGGGCCGACCGGGTCGAGCGGGTCGAGAAGGGCGTGCGGATCCACCTCACCGACGGCAGGCAGATCGAAGCCAGCCACGCGCTGATGACGGTCGGGTCGGTGCCCAACACCACCGACATCGGCCTCGAAAAGGTCGGTATCGAGCCCGGTCCAGGCGGGTTCATCAGTGTCGACAGGGTCTCGCGCACGAACGCGCCCGGCGTGTACGCCGCAGGGGACTGCACGGGGCTGCTGATGCTCGCCTCCGTCGCCAGCATGCAGGGCAGGATCGCGATGTGGCACGCGCTCGGCGAGGGCGTGGCGCCGATCCGGCTCAGGACGGTCGCCGCGAACGTCTTCACCCACCCGGAGATAGCGACGGTCGGCATCGGCCAGCAGGCGATCGACTCCGGTGAGGTTCCGGCCCGCACGATCATGCTGCCCCTTGCGACCAACGCGCGAGCCAAGATGGAAGGGCTGCGGCAGGGGTTCGTGAAGCTGTTCTGCCGTCCCGCGACGGGTGTCGTGGTCGGCGGTGTCGTCGTGGCGCCGACGGCGAGCGAGCTGATTCTGCCGATCGCGCTCGCCGTGCAAAACCAGCTCACCGTCGAGCACCTCGCGCTGACGTTCTCGGTGTATCCGTCGCTGTCCGGGTCGATCACCGAAGCGGGCAGGCAGCTCATGCGGCACGACGACCTCGACTGA
- a CDS encoding VOC family protein — protein MTTRDTPWPDGTPCWTDLVVPDQRMALDFYGALFGWDFAEQGGDMGNYVLCSIDGRQVAGIGEQPQGQEMPSAWTIYLASSDLDKTVAAIGENGGQLMMPPMDVPGAGRMAIAADPTGAVFGVWQAGRHTGFGLANVVGTDVWNECMTRDYAAAKRFYGDVFGYDFEDVEGDFTYAALKVGGNIVGGIGGMGDETPAEVPPFWSAYFGVSDTDAAVERVERLGGTLVRPAMDSPYGRMATVTDNQGAYFLLISVAPEG, from the coding sequence ATGACGACTCGCGACACGCCGTGGCCGGACGGCACGCCGTGCTGGACCGACCTGGTGGTTCCCGACCAGCGCATGGCGCTGGATTTCTATGGAGCACTGTTCGGCTGGGATTTTGCCGAGCAGGGCGGCGACATGGGCAACTACGTCCTGTGTTCGATCGATGGCAGACAGGTCGCCGGTATCGGCGAGCAACCGCAGGGCCAGGAAATGCCGTCGGCCTGGACGATATATCTGGCCTCGTCGGACCTCGACAAGACGGTCGCCGCCATCGGTGAGAACGGCGGGCAGCTCATGATGCCGCCGATGGACGTACCGGGGGCGGGCAGGATGGCGATCGCCGCCGACCCGACAGGGGCGGTGTTCGGGGTGTGGCAGGCGGGGCGGCACACGGGCTTCGGGCTGGCCAATGTGGTCGGAACCGATGTGTGGAACGAGTGCATGACGCGCGACTACGCCGCCGCGAAACGGTTCTACGGCGACGTGTTCGGATACGACTTCGAGGACGTCGAAGGTGACTTCACGTACGCGGCCCTGAAGGTCGGCGGCAACATCGTCGGCGGAATCGGCGGGATGGGGGACGAGACCCCGGCCGAGGTGCCGCCGTTCTGGTCGGCCTACTTCGGGGTGAGCGACACGGACGCCGCGGTCGAGCGCGTCGAACGGCTCGGCGGAACACTCGTGCGTCCCGCGATGGATTCGCCCTACGGCCGCATGGCCACGGTCACCGACAACCAGGGCGCCTATTTCCTGCTGATCTCCGTCGCCCCGGAAGGGTGA
- the glpK gene encoding glycerol kinase GlpK, with product MPSYVAAIDQGTTSTRTMLFDHSGRVVASDQREHKQIFPQAGWVEHDAEEIWANVRATAAGALADADITAADVVAVGITNQRETTLVWDRNTGKPVYNAIVWQDTRTDRIITDLGALGGGQERYRDKTGLPLATYFSGPKIKWILDNVDGVRQRAEAGDLLFGNMDTWVLWNMTGGPDGGVHVTDPTNASRTMLMDLDTLSWDEGIAADMGIPLSMLPEIRSSSEKYGKVRERGALGGVPISGILGDQQAATFGQACLSPGEAKNTYGTGNFVLLNTGTDKVMSQNGLLTTVCYKIGSNDTVYALEGSIAVTGSLVQWLRDNLNMISSAAEIERYAKEVDDNGGAYVVPAFSGLFAPYWRSDARGVIVGLTRFVNKGHLARAVLEATAFQSREVIDAMNADSGVPLKSLKVDGGMVVNDLLMQFQADILGVSVIRPVVNETTALGAAYAAGLAIGFWESEEDIRSNWAKDKQWDPTMDDERRDREYRNWKKAVTKTFDWVETD from the coding sequence ATGCCTTCTTATGTCGCAGCAATCGACCAGGGCACCACGTCGACCAGAACCATGCTGTTCGACCACTCCGGCCGGGTCGTCGCCTCCGACCAGCGCGAGCACAAGCAGATCTTCCCGCAAGCAGGCTGGGTCGAGCACGACGCGGAGGAAATCTGGGCCAACGTAAGGGCGACGGCGGCCGGAGCGCTCGCCGACGCCGACATCACGGCGGCCGACGTCGTCGCCGTCGGCATCACCAACCAGCGCGAAACCACCCTCGTGTGGGATCGCAACACCGGCAAGCCGGTCTACAACGCCATCGTGTGGCAGGACACCAGGACCGACCGCATCATCACCGATCTCGGCGCGCTCGGCGGCGGGCAGGAACGCTACCGGGACAAGACCGGGCTGCCGCTCGCCACGTACTTCTCCGGCCCGAAGATCAAGTGGATCCTGGACAATGTGGACGGTGTGCGGCAACGCGCGGAAGCCGGTGATTTGCTGTTCGGCAACATGGACACCTGGGTGCTGTGGAACATGACCGGCGGCCCCGACGGTGGTGTGCATGTCACCGACCCCACCAACGCCTCGCGCACGATGCTCATGGATCTGGACACCCTGTCCTGGGATGAAGGCATCGCGGCCGACATGGGTATTCCGCTTTCGATGCTGCCCGAGATCAGGTCGTCGTCCGAGAAGTACGGCAAGGTGCGCGAGCGCGGCGCGCTCGGCGGGGTCCCCATCTCGGGCATCCTCGGCGACCAGCAGGCGGCGACCTTCGGTCAAGCCTGCCTCTCCCCCGGCGAAGCCAAGAACACCTATGGCACCGGCAATTTCGTGCTGCTCAACACCGGCACCGACAAGGTGATGTCACAGAACGGCCTGCTGACCACCGTGTGCTACAAGATTGGTTCGAACGACACGGTGTACGCGCTGGAAGGCTCGATCGCGGTCACCGGTTCGCTGGTGCAGTGGCTGCGCGACAACCTGAACATGATCAGCTCGGCCGCCGAGATCGAGCGGTACGCCAAGGAGGTCGACGACAACGGGGGCGCCTACGTCGTTCCCGCTTTCTCCGGCCTTTTCGCCCCGTACTGGCGCTCCGACGCGCGCGGCGTCATCGTCGGTCTCACCCGCTTCGTCAACAAGGGACACCTGGCGAGGGCGGTGCTCGAAGCGACGGCGTTCCAGAGCCGCGAGGTCATCGACGCGATGAACGCCGACTCGGGGGTTCCGCTCAAGTCGCTCAAGGTCGACGGCGGCATGGTGGTCAACGACCTGCTCATGCAGTTCCAGGCGGACATCCTCGGCGTCTCCGTCATCCGCCCCGTCGTCAACGAGACCACCGCGCTCGGCGCCGCGTACGCGGCGGGGCTCGCGATCGGCTTCTGGGAGAGCGAAGAGGACATTCGCAGCAACTGGGCCAAGGACAAGCAGTGGGACCCCACCATGGACGACGAGCGAAGGGACCGCGAGTACCGCAACTGGAAGAAGGCCGTCACCAAGACCTTCGACTGGGTCGAAACCGACTGA
- a CDS encoding MIP/aquaporin family protein — protein sequence MSPGGIFVWEMLGTSVLVLLGTGVVANNVLRSTNGNGTGFLFVTIGWAFAVFAGASIADPTGAHINPAVTLGLAIADKTAWGDVPYYFAGQMVGGILGAVLCWLTYKLQFDKHPEPQNTLGIFSTAPQIPSKVWNFVTEVIGTFVLVAWILLSPVVSGGSDGVPEFGNSALGYAGVAFVVLVIGTSLGGPTGYAINPVRDLGPRIAYAFILPIRGKGDANWGYAWVPVFGPLAGGSLAALLYLAVHNLT from the coding sequence ATGAGTCCTGGCGGGATTTTCGTCTGGGAGATGTTGGGCACTTCGGTGCTCGTGTTACTTGGTACGGGTGTTGTGGCCAACAACGTGCTTCGCAGCACCAACGGAAATGGAACCGGATTCTTATTCGTCACCATCGGTTGGGCTTTCGCGGTGTTCGCCGGGGCGAGCATCGCCGATCCCACCGGCGCGCACATCAACCCCGCCGTGACGCTGGGGCTCGCGATCGCCGACAAAACCGCGTGGGGCGACGTTCCTTACTACTTCGCGGGCCAGATGGTCGGCGGTATCCTCGGCGCCGTCCTGTGCTGGCTGACCTACAAACTGCAGTTCGACAAGCACCCCGAGCCGCAGAACACGCTCGGCATCTTCTCGACGGCACCACAGATTCCCAGCAAGGTGTGGAACTTCGTGACCGAGGTGATCGGCACCTTCGTGCTGGTCGCCTGGATCCTGCTCTCGCCGGTCGTGTCGGGGGGCAGCGACGGAGTGCCGGAGTTCGGCAACTCCGCGCTCGGCTACGCGGGCGTCGCGTTCGTCGTGCTCGTCATCGGTACCTCGCTTGGTGGCCCGACCGGGTACGCCATCAACCCGGTACGTGACCTCGGGCCCCGCATCGCCTACGCGTTCATCCTGCCGATCCGGGGCAAGGGAGACGCCAACTGGGGCTACGCCTGGGTGCCCGTCTTCGGCCCGCTCGCGGGTGGTTCACTCGCCGCCCTGCTGTACCTGGCCGTCCACAACCTGACGTGA
- a CDS encoding glycerol-3-phosphate dehydrogenase/oxidase produces the protein MTAQQQRDTPGANPARLGPQQRDASWERLGEQTFDLVVIGGGVVGVGTALDAATRGLRVALVEARDLASGTSSRSSKLFHGGLRYLEQLEFGLVREALRERELMLTRLAPHLVKPVSFLYPLTHRVWERPYTAAGLLMYDTMGGARSVPGQKHLTRAGALRMVPALKRDALIGGIRYFDAQADDARHTMTVARTAAQYGAVVRTSTQVVEFLREADRVSGVRVRDVEDGRETDVRASAVVNCTGVWTDELQRLSGSRGRFRVTASKGVHIVVPRDRIVSESGLILRTEKSVLFVIPWRNHWIIGTTDTEWNLDLAHPAATKHDIDYLLEHVNSVLATPLTHDDIEGVYAGLRPLLAGESEETSKLSREHAVARVAPGLVAIAGGKYTTYRVMAADAVDAASVDLPSRVQSSITDKVPLIGADGYYALVNQADQLAAAHGLHPYRVRHLLDRYGSLVGEVLSLADGRPDLLRPIEKAPDYLRVEAVYAASHEGALHLEDVLARRTRISIEYPHRGVDCAEQVAELVGEVLGWSPETAAKEVEVYRARGEAERESQTEPDDETADARRSEAPEARAKLIEPVS, from the coding sequence TTGACCGCGCAGCAGCAACGTGACACGCCCGGCGCGAATCCAGCGAGGCTGGGTCCGCAGCAACGGGACGCTTCTTGGGAACGACTCGGGGAGCAGACCTTCGATCTCGTCGTCATCGGCGGCGGAGTGGTCGGGGTGGGTACCGCGCTCGACGCGGCGACCCGAGGACTCCGGGTCGCGCTGGTCGAGGCGAGAGACCTCGCCTCCGGAACATCCAGCCGATCGAGCAAACTTTTTCACGGCGGGCTGCGATATCTCGAACAACTTGAGTTCGGACTCGTCCGTGAGGCGCTGCGCGAGCGGGAGCTGATGCTCACCCGGCTCGCGCCGCATCTGGTCAAGCCGGTGAGTTTCCTGTACCCGCTGACCCATCGCGTGTGGGAGCGGCCGTACACGGCAGCAGGCTTGCTGATGTACGACACGATGGGCGGTGCGCGTTCGGTACCCGGACAGAAACACCTCACCAGAGCGGGAGCCCTGCGCATGGTCCCCGCGCTGAAAAGGGACGCGCTGATCGGCGGTATCCGGTACTTCGACGCGCAGGCTGATGACGCGCGGCACACCATGACCGTAGCGCGGACCGCCGCTCAATACGGGGCCGTCGTTCGCACATCCACCCAGGTGGTTGAGTTTCTGAGAGAAGCCGACCGGGTGTCCGGCGTTCGGGTGCGTGACGTCGAGGACGGCAGGGAAACCGACGTCAGGGCAAGCGCCGTCGTCAACTGCACCGGCGTGTGGACCGACGAGTTGCAGCGGCTTTCGGGCAGCAGGGGCCGGTTCAGGGTCACCGCGAGCAAGGGCGTGCACATCGTCGTTCCCCGCGACCGCATCGTCTCCGAGTCGGGCCTCATCCTGCGCACGGAGAAGTCGGTGCTGTTCGTCATTCCGTGGCGCAACCACTGGATCATCGGAACCACCGACACCGAATGGAACCTCGACCTCGCGCACCCCGCCGCCACCAAACACGACATCGACTACCTGCTCGAACACGTCAACTCGGTGCTGGCGACACCACTGACCCACGACGACATCGAGGGTGTGTACGCGGGGTTGCGGCCGTTGCTGGCCGGGGAGAGCGAGGAAACGTCGAAGCTGTCCCGCGAGCACGCCGTCGCGAGGGTGGCGCCGGGACTGGTCGCCATCGCGGGCGGCAAGTACACGACCTACCGGGTCATGGCGGCCGACGCGGTCGACGCGGCGTCGGTCGACCTGCCTTCGCGCGTGCAGTCCTCCATCACCGACAAGGTTCCGCTCATCGGAGCCGACGGGTACTACGCGCTGGTCAATCAGGCCGATCAGCTCGCGGCGGCGCACGGATTGCACCCCTACCGGGTGCGGCACCTGCTCGACAGGTACGGCTCACTCGTCGGCGAGGTACTCTCGCTCGCCGACGGCCGTCCGGACCTGTTGCGCCCCATCGAGAAGGCACCCGACTACCTGAGGGTCGAGGCCGTCTACGCGGCGAGCCACGAAGGCGCGCTGCACCTGGAAGACGTGCTGGCCAGGCGCACAAGGATCTCGATCGAGTACCCGCATCGCGGGGTGGACTGTGCCGAGCAGGTCGCCGAACTGGTCGGCGAGGTACTCGGCTGGTCGCCGGAAACCGCGGCGAAGGAGGTCGAGGTGTACCGGGCGAGGGGCGAGGCCGAACGCGAGTCACAGACCGAACCCGACGACGAGACCGCCGACGCTCGCCGCTCCGAGGCACCCGAGGCGAGGGCGAAGCTGATCGAGCCGGTCAGCTGA